One genomic segment of Natrononativus amylolyticus includes these proteins:
- a CDS encoding ATP-binding protein, with protein MTDLGDFSGYSADEATADADPTAERSGGADADDFEPMDVAPRGGDVGIGTLCVSQGLRVAEDEEETTLRAYVTTGNRSDVRIGTYLLVPYPDGAAAAANPERAGGHADGAAAAADQGRAGGRASGESLFCRITGLEYAQQYRTDDATEIHARRAMRRSDVDEADYKFVASLEPVAVLYEDDGELKRRMTDRVPKPQTVVREATETEEIKTGLKMPEDGVFLGHLAVGGEKVRTAASPPTIDYRVKDDYEAGDPLVFRHTLIAGGTGSGKTHGAKNVLRQYLHEKRTYPMDGGREAQMAVVQFDPQDEYAQMHDDNPDLDSEFARRLEREGIAHGGHDDTVAFVPKVGTSTYAAGHHRAECVEFTVPFSMVYDNPWLVAGSGLNDNQYGALVSVLLPRFKKQFGRGGTYEEFTTFLDDPALREELDESGRVHEATFDAVRRRIFGFSHVFDQDARPITELVHEFVRPGGLTVVPTYHINDSRATEAVVLALSSLLIDQKLSNDPTYERIKETPLVLGMDEAHNFLTDADSVQAGKVIGKFTEAAKQGRKERLGLFLITQDPQDIDDAVFKQLNTTVVLNLGDEDAIKSVNIPSSLESKVPYMEKGQMVVYSPDNSEPVEIVGLSRCVTRHGRD; from the coding sequence ATGACCGATCTTGGTGATTTCAGCGGCTACTCCGCGGACGAGGCGACTGCGGACGCCGACCCAACCGCCGAGCGATCCGGCGGCGCCGACGCCGACGACTTCGAGCCGATGGACGTCGCACCCCGCGGGGGGGACGTCGGCATCGGGACGCTCTGTGTCTCCCAGGGGCTCCGCGTCGCCGAGGACGAAGAGGAGACGACGCTGCGGGCGTACGTGACGACCGGCAACCGCTCCGACGTTCGCATCGGCACCTACCTGCTCGTTCCGTATCCGGATGGGGCGGCGGCTGCCGCCAATCCGGAGCGTGCCGGTGGGCACGCGGATGGGGCGGCGGCTGCCGCCGATCAAGGGCGCGCCGGCGGGCGCGCGAGCGGCGAGTCGCTGTTCTGTCGAATCACCGGCCTCGAGTACGCCCAGCAGTACCGCACCGACGACGCCACCGAGATCCACGCCCGCCGGGCGATGCGCCGCTCCGACGTCGACGAGGCCGACTACAAGTTCGTCGCGAGCCTCGAGCCGGTCGCCGTGCTCTACGAGGACGACGGCGAGCTCAAACGGCGGATGACCGACCGGGTTCCCAAACCCCAGACGGTCGTCCGCGAGGCGACCGAGACGGAGGAGATCAAGACGGGGCTGAAGATGCCCGAGGACGGCGTCTTCCTCGGCCACCTCGCCGTCGGCGGCGAGAAGGTGCGGACCGCGGCGTCGCCGCCGACGATCGACTACCGGGTGAAAGACGACTACGAGGCGGGCGACCCGCTCGTCTTCCGGCACACGCTGATCGCCGGCGGGACGGGCTCGGGGAAGACCCACGGCGCGAAGAACGTCCTCAGGCAGTACCTCCACGAGAAGCGTACGTACCCGATGGACGGCGGCCGCGAGGCCCAGATGGCGGTCGTCCAGTTCGACCCCCAGGACGAGTACGCCCAGATGCACGACGACAACCCCGATCTGGATTCGGAGTTCGCCCGGCGACTCGAGCGTGAGGGGATCGCCCACGGCGGCCACGACGACACGGTTGCGTTCGTCCCGAAGGTCGGCACGTCCACGTACGCCGCGGGCCACCACCGCGCGGAGTGCGTCGAGTTCACCGTCCCGTTCTCGATGGTGTACGACAACCCGTGGCTGGTCGCCGGCAGCGGCCTCAACGACAACCAGTACGGCGCGCTCGTCAGCGTGCTCCTGCCGCGGTTCAAAAAGCAGTTCGGCCGCGGGGGCACCTACGAGGAGTTCACGACGTTCCTCGACGACCCCGCCCTGCGCGAGGAACTCGACGAGTCGGGTCGGGTCCACGAGGCGACCTTCGACGCCGTTCGCCGCCGGATCTTCGGGTTCAGCCACGTCTTCGATCAGGACGCTCGGCCGATCACCGAGCTCGTCCACGAGTTCGTCCGTCCCGGCGGGCTCACGGTCGTCCCCACCTACCACATCAACGACTCGCGAGCGACCGAAGCCGTCGTGCTCGCGCTCTCGAGTCTGCTGATCGACCAGAAGCTCTCGAACGATCCCACCTACGAGCGGATCAAGGAGACGCCGCTCGTCCTCGGAATGGACGAGGCGCACAACTTCCTCACCGACGCCGACAGCGTGCAGGCGGGGAAAGTCATCGGGAAGTTCACCGAGGCGGCCAAGCAGGGACGCAAGGAACGGCTCGGCCTCTTTCTCATCACGCAGGACCCTCAGGACATCGACGATGCGGTGTTCAAACAGCTCAACACCACCGTCGTCCTGAACCTGGGAGACGAGGACGCGATCAAGAGCGTCAACATCCCGAGCAGCCTCGAGTCGAAGGTGCCCTACATGGAGAAGGGCCAGATGGTGGTCTACTCGCCGGATAACTCAGAACCCGTCGAGATCGTCGGCCTCTCGAGGTGCGTCACCCGTCACGGCCGGGACTGA
- the hepT gene encoding type VII toxin-antitoxin system HepT family RNase toxin: MADDRVVSVKLTQIEQYHGELKEKQKTLSRNDLLTNTTEQRAVERMFENVIQACADLARHIASQDFDFDGSTSKGAIRVLGSEGVIDEQTTNTLVAAVGFRNVLAHEYGHVDYAVVYETLQTGLTVYDAYSQQVAQWVQRSGYSHD, translated from the coding sequence GTGGCTGACGACCGGGTCGTCTCGGTCAAGCTCACGCAAATCGAGCAGTATCACGGCGAACTGAAAGAGAAGCAAAAGACGCTCTCCCGGAACGATCTACTCACGAACACGACCGAGCAACGTGCAGTCGAACGAATGTTCGAGAACGTGATCCAGGCGTGTGCCGATCTCGCTCGGCATATCGCCTCCCAGGATTTCGACTTCGACGGGAGTACCTCTAAGGGAGCGATTCGCGTCCTCGGCAGTGAAGGCGTCATCGACGAGCAAACGACGAATACACTCGTTGCTGCTGTTGGATTCAGAAACGTTCTGGCCCACGAGTACGGACACGTTGACTACGCAGTGGTGTACGAAACGCTTCAGACCGGGTTGACGGTCTACGACGCGTACAGTCAGCAGGTGGCTCAGTGGGTCCAGCGTAGTGGCTACTCTCACGACTGA
- a CDS encoding nucleotidyltransferase domain-containing protein, with product MDASDGRSRVLAALEESVCSDPHIEFAVAFGSQVTGEPTLASDLDVAIRFADSLSSHERFQRRCFLSGDLQQEDAPFVDLSDIEELPLDVAHDAVHGYLVCGDEQAFQQCREDIEAAFSERRDDLRRQRHDVIDRIAEGGLRG from the coding sequence ATGGATGCGAGTGACGGGCGTTCACGAGTGCTCGCCGCTCTCGAGGAGTCGGTCTGTTCCGATCCGCATATCGAGTTCGCGGTCGCGTTCGGGTCACAGGTCACGGGCGAACCGACTCTCGCCTCCGACCTCGATGTCGCGATCAGGTTTGCTGACAGTCTCTCCTCTCACGAACGGTTCCAGAGGCGATGTTTCCTCTCCGGTGACCTCCAACAGGAAGACGCACCGTTCGTCGATCTGTCCGATATCGAAGAGTTGCCGCTGGACGTCGCGCACGATGCCGTCCACGGCTACCTCGTCTGTGGCGACGAACAAGCGTTTCAACAGTGCAGGGAAGACATCGAAGCGGCGTTCTCTGAGCGGCGTGACGATCTCCGCCGGCAACGACACGACGTAATCGATCGGATCGCGGAGGGAGGACTACGTGGCTGA
- a CDS encoding amphi-Trp domain-containing protein: protein MADRTTTEETIPRPELAAYLEGLATEFERGGEEIAVSVGNKTVSLHPPENVDLSVEVVERSSVLRGERETIDIELSWKP, encoded by the coding sequence ATGGCCGACCGAACCACGACCGAGGAGACGATCCCGCGCCCGGAGCTTGCGGCCTATCTCGAGGGACTCGCCACCGAGTTCGAGCGCGGCGGCGAGGAGATCGCCGTCAGCGTCGGCAACAAGACGGTGTCGCTTCACCCGCCGGAGAACGTCGACCTCTCGGTGGAGGTCGTCGAGCGCTCGTCCGTACTCCGGGGCGAACGGGAAACGATCGACATCGAACTCAGCTGGAAACCGTAA
- a CDS encoding NAD(+)/NADH kinase, translating into MDVDVGIVAQRNNERAQSLVAALIETLEPDGVRVVVDESTAPAVDAEGVPVAAMDDCDLVVSIGGDGTFLFVAREAGSAPILGVNLGEVGFLNAVSPADAVDAVSTLVAQLRETGGVDGREVVRLEASGDDWTLEPAVNEVVVHGPRRGHGGRTDVEIRVDGDAYAASRADGVLVATPTGSTAYNLSEGGPLIRPPVDALVIAQMCATERAPPLVVDGDSEIELRVSGSDTAYAISDGRSRRELEPPATVTVELADSPITVAGPRVNFFDALGKLE; encoded by the coding sequence ATGGACGTTGACGTCGGAATCGTCGCCCAGCGGAACAACGAGCGTGCACAGTCCCTCGTCGCGGCGCTCATCGAGACGCTCGAGCCGGACGGCGTTCGGGTCGTCGTCGACGAGTCGACGGCCCCGGCGGTCGACGCCGAGGGGGTGCCGGTCGCGGCGATGGACGACTGTGACCTCGTCGTCAGCATCGGCGGCGACGGAACCTTCCTCTTCGTCGCTCGAGAGGCGGGATCCGCGCCGATCCTCGGCGTCAACCTCGGCGAGGTCGGGTTCCTGAACGCGGTCTCGCCGGCGGACGCCGTCGACGCCGTCTCGACGCTCGTCGCGCAGCTCCGGGAGACCGGCGGCGTCGACGGCCGCGAGGTCGTCCGCCTCGAGGCGAGCGGCGACGACTGGACGCTCGAGCCGGCGGTCAACGAGGTCGTCGTCCACGGGCCGCGCCGGGGCCACGGCGGCCGGACGGACGTCGAGATCCGCGTCGACGGCGACGCCTACGCCGCGAGCCGCGCCGACGGCGTGCTGGTCGCGACGCCGACGGGCTCGACCGCCTACAACCTGAGCGAGGGCGGGCCGCTGATCCGCCCGCCGGTCGACGCGCTCGTGATCGCCCAGATGTGCGCGACGGAGCGGGCGCCGCCGCTCGTCGTCGACGGCGACAGCGAGATCGAACTGCGCGTCTCGGGCTCGGACACCGCCTACGCGATCAGCGACGGCCGGAGCCGACGCGAACTCGAGCCGCCGGCGACGGTGACGGTCGAACTCGCCGACAGTCCGATCACGGTCGCCGGCCCCCGAGTGAACTTCTTCGACGCCCTCGGGAAACTCGAGTGA
- the gpmI gene encoding 2,3-bisphosphoglycerate-independent phosphoglycerate mutase, with the protein MEAALIILDGWGLSDGTGRDAVEAAHTPVFDRLSRNGATGRLEVAGRRVGLPDGQMGNSEVGHLNIGAGRVVHQEYTRISDSVADGSFRENAAITRAFDHARERDGRVHFLGLVSDGGVHSDHEHLHALIRMAADREVEAFTHAITDGRDTSPTGGEGYLERLEDVIDDAGTGHVATVSGRYYAMDRDQNWERTKRAYDAIVNREAEHAAESGLAAVREAYDRGETDEFVEPTLVTGGRTGEEPNGFALRDGDSETPEASRAAGVEDSGDSAEHSAAGSHLALQDGDAVVWFNFRSDRARQLTRLLADIRPENWASEFETHPPDVEVVVMTQYDRTFDLPVAFPPNQPTQVLGEVLADAGKTQLRIAESEKYAHVTYFLNGGREVEFDGERREIVDSPDVPTYDLRPEMSAPEVTDAAIEIIEREDPDVLVLNYANPDMVGHTGDYRAAVEAVEAVDTQLGRLAEILEAHGAHVLVTADHGNADDMGTEEEPHTAHTYNDVPFVYVAPDGTGGGKRVREDGTLADIAPTLLSLVDVDQPPEMTGENVLE; encoded by the coding sequence ATGGAGGCGGCTCTGATCATCCTCGACGGCTGGGGTCTCAGCGACGGGACGGGCAGAGACGCGGTCGAAGCCGCACACACCCCGGTCTTCGACCGACTCTCGAGAAACGGCGCGACGGGACGGCTCGAAGTCGCGGGCCGGCGGGTCGGGCTTCCCGACGGGCAGATGGGCAACAGCGAGGTCGGCCACCTCAACATCGGCGCCGGCCGGGTGGTCCACCAGGAGTACACCCGTATCTCGGACTCCGTCGCCGACGGCTCCTTCCGCGAGAACGCCGCGATCACCCGGGCGTTCGACCACGCCCGCGAGCGCGACGGCCGCGTTCACTTTCTGGGCCTCGTCAGCGACGGCGGCGTCCACTCGGATCACGAACACCTCCACGCGCTGATCCGGATGGCCGCCGACCGCGAGGTCGAGGCGTTCACGCACGCGATTACCGACGGCCGGGACACCTCGCCGACCGGCGGCGAGGGCTACCTCGAGAGGCTCGAGGACGTGATCGACGACGCCGGTACCGGTCACGTCGCGACCGTTTCGGGGCGGTACTACGCGATGGATCGCGACCAGAACTGGGAGCGGACGAAGCGAGCCTACGACGCCATCGTGAACCGGGAGGCCGAGCACGCGGCCGAAAGCGGGCTCGCGGCCGTCCGAGAGGCCTACGACCGCGGCGAGACCGACGAGTTCGTCGAGCCGACGCTGGTGACGGGCGGGAGAACCGGGGAGGAGCCGAACGGCTTCGCGTTACGAGACGGCGACAGCGAGACGCCAGAGGCGTCTCGAGCAGCCGGAGTCGAAGACTCGGGCGACAGCGCTGAACACAGCGCAGCTGGCAGCCATCTTGCGCTGCAAGACGGCGACGCGGTCGTCTGGTTCAACTTCCGCTCCGACCGGGCCCGCCAGCTAACCCGACTGCTCGCGGACATCCGCCCCGAGAACTGGGCGAGCGAGTTCGAGACGCACCCGCCTGACGTCGAGGTCGTGGTGATGACCCAGTACGACAGGACGTTCGACCTCCCGGTCGCGTTCCCGCCGAACCAGCCCACGCAGGTGCTCGGGGAGGTGCTCGCAGACGCCGGAAAGACCCAGCTCAGGATCGCCGAATCCGAGAAGTACGCCCACGTCACCTACTTCTTGAACGGCGGCCGCGAGGTAGAGTTCGACGGCGAGCGCCGCGAAATCGTCGACAGTCCGGACGTCCCGACCTACGACCTGCGACCGGAGATGAGCGCCCCCGAAGTGACCGACGCCGCCATCGAGATCATCGAGCGTGAGGACCCGGACGTGCTCGTGCTCAACTACGCCAACCCCGACATGGTCGGCCACACGGGCGACTACCGGGCCGCCGTCGAGGCCGTCGAGGCCGTCGACACGCAGCTCGGGCGGCTGGCCGAGATTCTCGAGGCCCACGGCGCACACGTCCTCGTAACGGCGGATCACGGCAACGCCGACGACATGGGTACCGAGGAGGAGCCCCACACGGCGCACACGTACAACGACGTGCCGTTCGTCTACGTGGCACCCGACGGGACGGGTGGCGGGAAACGCGTCCGCGAGGACGGTACGCTCGCCGACATCGCGCCGACGCTGCTCTCGCTCGTCGACGTCGACCAGCCCCCCGAGATGACGGGCGAGAACGTACTCGAGTGA
- a CDS encoding GNAT family N-acetyltransferase has translation MQSTRETATTTGIDSIRPAKLADAPTLARLYRAAYATNVELGFPSRAAEADRAALENWVREARLYLAVRAGKLLGSIRYRNEGRYDEEAPEFGRLAVPPRARGAGVGSALVGHAEEVARREGADRLRLRTFDGHPFLPAMYRRRGYEDVRVRRLETAPFDVLHMEKRL, from the coding sequence ATGCAGTCGACACGCGAAACTGCGACCACGACCGGAATCGACTCGATCCGCCCCGCGAAGCTCGCCGACGCCCCGACGCTAGCGCGGCTGTACCGGGCGGCCTACGCGACGAACGTCGAACTCGGCTTTCCCTCCCGGGCCGCCGAGGCCGACCGCGCCGCCCTCGAGAACTGGGTCCGGGAGGCGCGCCTCTACCTCGCGGTCCGCGCGGGTAAACTCCTCGGCAGCATCCGGTACCGCAACGAGGGGCGCTACGACGAGGAGGCCCCGGAGTTCGGCCGCCTCGCCGTCCCGCCGCGGGCTCGCGGGGCCGGCGTCGGGAGCGCGTTAGTCGGCCACGCCGAGGAGGTCGCCCGACGGGAAGGCGCCGACCGGCTCCGACTCCGGACGTTCGACGGCCACCCGTTCCTGCCGGCGATGTACCGCCGCCGGGGCTACGAGGACGTCCGGGTGCGCCGACTCGAGACCGCGCCGTTCGACGTCCTCCACATGGAAAAACGGCTGTAG
- a CDS encoding O-acetylhomoserine aminocarboxypropyltransferase/cysteine synthase family protein translates to MTDDHRFATNSVHAGQEPDPTTGARAPPIYQTTSYEFEDTEHAAALFGLEEFGNIYSRIMNPTNAMLEERIATLEGGVGALATSSGMAAFDLATFILADVGDNIVSASSLYGGTYTYLTHTVAKRGIETKFVDTLEYDAYDEAIDDDTAFVHLETIGNPALVTPDIERIADIAHDHDVPLFVDNTFATPYLCRPIEHGADLVWNSTTKWIHGAGSTVGGVLVDGGTFPWDEGDYPELTEPNPAYHGVNFHETFGEQAFSIAARTRGLRDLGNQQSPFDAWVTLQKLESLPLRMEKHCENAMAVAEFLEAHPDVAWVTYPGLESHETHDHASKYLDGGYGGMITFGLEGGYDAAETVCNEVDLTSLLANVGDAKTLIIHPASTTHQQLTEAEKLASGVTDDLVRISVGIEDVDDVIADLEAAIDAA, encoded by the coding sequence ATGACGGACGACCACCGCTTCGCGACGAACAGCGTCCACGCCGGCCAGGAACCGGACCCGACCACGGGCGCGCGGGCGCCGCCGATCTACCAGACGACCTCCTACGAGTTCGAGGACACCGAGCACGCGGCCGCCCTCTTCGGACTCGAGGAGTTCGGCAACATTTACTCGCGGATCATGAACCCGACGAACGCGATGTTAGAGGAGCGCATCGCGACCCTCGAGGGCGGCGTCGGCGCGCTCGCGACCTCGTCGGGGATGGCCGCCTTCGACCTGGCGACGTTCATCCTCGCTGACGTCGGCGACAACATCGTGAGCGCGTCGTCGCTGTACGGCGGCACGTACACCTACCTCACCCACACCGTCGCAAAGCGGGGGATCGAGACGAAATTCGTCGACACGCTCGAGTACGACGCCTACGACGAGGCGATCGACGACGACACCGCGTTCGTCCACCTCGAGACGATCGGCAACCCGGCGCTGGTGACGCCCGACATCGAGCGGATCGCCGACATCGCCCACGACCACGACGTCCCGCTGTTCGTCGACAACACGTTCGCGACGCCGTACCTGTGTCGTCCGATCGAACACGGCGCGGACCTCGTCTGGAACTCGACGACGAAGTGGATCCACGGCGCGGGCTCGACCGTCGGCGGCGTGCTCGTCGACGGCGGCACCTTCCCCTGGGACGAGGGCGACTACCCCGAACTCACGGAACCGAACCCGGCCTATCACGGCGTCAACTTCCACGAGACGTTCGGCGAGCAGGCGTTCTCGATCGCCGCTCGCACCCGCGGCCTGCGGGACCTGGGCAACCAGCAGTCGCCGTTCGACGCCTGGGTCACGCTCCAGAAACTCGAGTCACTCCCCCTTCGCATGGAGAAACACTGCGAGAACGCGATGGCCGTCGCGGAGTTCTTAGAGGCTCACCCCGACGTCGCGTGGGTCACCTACCCCGGTCTCGAGAGTCACGAGACGCACGACCACGCCAGCAAGTACCTGGACGGGGGGTACGGTGGGATGATCACGTTCGGGCTCGAAGGGGGCTACGACGCGGCCGAAACCGTCTGCAACGAGGTCGACCTGACGAGCCTGCTGGCGAACGTCGGCGACGCGAAGACGCTGATCATCCACCCGGCGAGCACGACCCACCAGCAACTCACGGAAGCGGAGAAGCTGGCCAGCGGCGTGACCGACGATCTCGTGCGGATCTCCGTGGGAATCGAGGACGTCGACGACGTGATCGCGGATCTCGAGGCGGCGATCGACGCTGCCTGA
- a CDS encoding D-2-hydroxyacid dehydrogenase encodes MTDELLIPHPFSREAKTTLEAELSSLEGVSVVVAETPAETRAGFETATVAMTPRLPAEWRERAERLEWAQATSAGYDHYDLEALEAAGIVLTNAAGVHAQPIAEQVLGAMLSFERELFTARDQQGDGLWLRTEGGELARKTVGIVGLGAIGGRTAELAAAVGSTVIGTKRDPSSAPAAVETVYPPEELDEVLRRAEYLVLACPLTDETRGLIDGAALETMPSDAVLVNVARGGVVEEAALVEGLQQGRIAGAALDVFEEEPLPQESPLWDLPNVLVTPHMAGSTPQYYERVAEIFRENYERFRAGDLEGMRNRIV; translated from the coding sequence ATGACCGACGAACTCCTGATTCCACACCCGTTCTCTCGCGAGGCGAAGACGACCCTCGAGGCCGAGCTCTCGTCGCTCGAGGGCGTCTCGGTGGTCGTCGCGGAGACGCCCGCCGAAACCCGCGCGGGGTTCGAGACCGCTACCGTCGCCATGACCCCACGCCTTCCCGCGGAGTGGCGCGAGCGCGCGGAGCGCCTCGAGTGGGCCCAGGCGACCAGCGCGGGGTACGACCACTACGACCTCGAGGCGCTCGAGGCGGCGGGGATCGTCCTCACGAACGCCGCGGGCGTCCACGCCCAGCCGATCGCCGAGCAGGTGCTGGGGGCGATGCTCTCTTTCGAGCGAGAACTGTTCACCGCCCGCGATCAGCAAGGGGACGGTCTCTGGCTCCGTACCGAAGGCGGCGAACTCGCCCGCAAGACCGTCGGTATCGTCGGTCTCGGTGCGATCGGCGGCCGGACCGCGGAGCTCGCCGCGGCCGTCGGCTCGACGGTCATCGGAACCAAGCGAGATCCCTCGAGCGCGCCGGCGGCCGTCGAGACGGTCTACCCGCCGGAGGAACTCGACGAGGTGCTGCGTCGCGCGGAGTACCTGGTGCTCGCCTGTCCGCTGACCGACGAGACGCGGGGGCTGATCGACGGGGCGGCCCTCGAGACGATGCCGTCCGACGCGGTGCTGGTCAACGTCGCCCGCGGCGGGGTCGTCGAGGAGGCGGCGCTGGTCGAGGGGCTCCAACAGGGGCGGATCGCCGGCGCCGCCCTCGACGTCTTCGAGGAGGAACCCCTTCCGCAGGAATCGCCGCTGTGGGACCTGCCGAACGTCCTCGTCACGCCGCACATGGCGGGGTCGACGCCACAGTATTACGAACGAGTCGCGGAGATCTTCCGGGAGAACTACGAGCGGTTTCGGGCGGGTGATCTCGAGGGAATGCGAAACCGGATCGTCTGA
- a CDS encoding DUF7522 family protein, with protein MTAGLLPGETADHVRTVCRTAVGDSLRSVTYFTRDDFEQLYLRGDLSRDADLSTFIGHEWRGFKTTQTAYEGSELGDYRYTIRAFDNGFLVRVTTDREGVFVTTDGLTMKDFEEVATALGTILENRTDR; from the coding sequence ATGACAGCGGGGTTACTGCCGGGTGAAACCGCAGACCACGTTCGGACGGTCTGTCGAACCGCCGTGGGCGACAGCCTGCGGTCGGTCACCTACTTCACGCGGGACGACTTCGAGCAGCTGTACCTGCGCGGGGACCTCTCGCGGGACGCCGACCTCTCGACGTTCATCGGCCACGAGTGGCGCGGGTTTAAGACCACGCAAACGGCCTACGAGGGATCTGAACTGGGCGATTACCGCTACACGATACGGGCGTTCGACAACGGCTTTCTCGTTCGGGTGACCACCGACCGCGAGGGCGTGTTCGTCACGACGGACGGGCTGACGATGAAGGACTTCGAGGAGGTCGCCACCGCGCTCGGAACGATCCTCGAGAACCGAACCGATCGCTAA
- a CDS encoding DUF5813 family protein, producing the protein MTDLPGAVDRALEAHDSFAPTADGYALETTVFEAIVTAAEAPGERDGAFHLIVDLPSLSAATHDPVDPVVEDGWFETLERRLADVFSVARTSTHEEPRLERDPERVRVVLEYVAWDAEEGVDDAKTLIEYVEGTYAQGIIPGYEYRGAAATLLESAQQRGQQADGERGGTPL; encoded by the coding sequence ATGACAGACCTTCCCGGGGCCGTCGACCGCGCGCTCGAGGCCCACGACTCGTTCGCTCCGACGGCGGATGGCTACGCACTCGAAACGACCGTCTTCGAGGCGATCGTCACCGCCGCGGAGGCGCCGGGCGAGCGCGACGGCGCCTTCCATCTGATCGTCGACCTGCCGTCGCTCTCGGCGGCAACCCACGACCCCGTCGATCCCGTCGTCGAGGACGGCTGGTTCGAGACGCTCGAGCGCCGCCTCGCGGACGTCTTCTCGGTGGCCCGCACGAGCACCCACGAGGAGCCACGGCTCGAGCGCGACCCGGAGCGCGTTCGCGTCGTCCTCGAGTACGTCGCCTGGGACGCCGAGGAGGGCGTCGACGACGCCAAGACACTGATCGAGTACGTCGAGGGAACGTACGCCCAGGGAATCATCCCCGGTTACGAGTACCGAGGCGCCGCCGCGACCCTGCTCGAGAGCGCCCAGCAGCGCGGCCAGCAGGCGGACGGCGAGCGCGGTGGGACGCCGCTGTGA
- a CDS encoding Lrp/AsnC family transcriptional regulator, giving the protein MVHAYIMVKTASGQSEHLLEEIRSLETVGGAHIVAGNFDIIVEVDAGEVYDVLKTSSSEIQGFDGVEGTKTYIAMD; this is encoded by the coding sequence ATGGTTCACGCGTACATCATGGTGAAGACCGCATCCGGACAGTCAGAGCACCTGCTCGAGGAGATCCGCAGCCTCGAGACGGTCGGAGGCGCCCACATCGTCGCGGGCAACTTCGACATCATCGTCGAGGTCGACGCCGGCGAGGTGTACGACGTTCTGAAGACCTCCTCCTCCGAGATTCAGGGGTTCGACGGCGTGGAAGGGACGAAGACGTACATCGCGATGGACTGA